In Nocardioides sp. zg-1228, a single window of DNA contains:
- a CDS encoding protein adenylyltransferase SelO encodes MTSAPSPTLVLDGRFARELPELALPWQAVATPDPRLLALNALLAADLGLDPDWLRADGLGLLTGTLLPEGATPVAQAYAGHQFGGYSPRLGDGRALLLGELADDDGRLRDLHLKGSGRTPFSRGGDGLAAVGPMLREYVVSEAMHALGIPTTRSLAVVATGRPVQRETVLPGAVLARVASSHLRVGTFQYARASDDVDLLRRLADHAIARHHPAAAEADHPHLALLDSVVAAQASLVAQWMHVGFVHGVMNTDNMTISGETIDYGPCAFMDAFDPATVYSSIDTGGRYAYGNQPVVAEWNLARFAESLLPLLADEQDAAVALAVESLGRFRDLYSTAWSTGMRAKLGLPDDVDPAEASSIVADLVGLLQAEHVDHTSFFRSLGAAARGDTEPARGLVLDLAAFDAWAARWLRLGPDATAMDRTNPVYVPRNHLVEEALDAATAGDLAPFDRLVEAVTSPYDERPGLERYAEPAPESFAGYQTFCGT; translated from the coding sequence GTGACCTCGGCTCCCTCCCCGACCCTCGTCCTCGACGGCCGCTTCGCGCGCGAGCTGCCCGAGCTGGCCCTGCCGTGGCAGGCCGTCGCCACCCCGGATCCGCGGCTGCTCGCCCTCAACGCGCTGCTCGCCGCCGACCTCGGCCTCGACCCCGACTGGCTGCGCGCCGACGGCCTCGGGCTCCTCACCGGCACCCTCCTCCCCGAGGGCGCCACTCCTGTGGCCCAGGCCTACGCTGGCCACCAGTTCGGCGGCTACTCACCGCGCCTGGGCGACGGCCGCGCCCTCCTGCTCGGCGAGCTCGCCGACGACGACGGGCGGCTGCGCGACCTGCACCTCAAGGGCTCGGGCCGCACGCCGTTCTCCCGCGGCGGCGACGGTCTCGCCGCGGTCGGCCCGATGCTGCGCGAGTACGTCGTCAGCGAGGCCATGCACGCACTCGGGATCCCCACCACCCGCAGCCTCGCGGTCGTCGCCACCGGGCGTCCGGTGCAGCGCGAGACGGTGCTGCCGGGAGCCGTGCTGGCGCGGGTGGCGAGCAGCCACCTCCGGGTGGGCACGTTCCAGTACGCCCGCGCGAGCGACGACGTCGACCTGCTGCGCCGCCTCGCCGACCACGCGATCGCCCGCCACCACCCGGCCGCGGCCGAGGCAGACCACCCCCACCTCGCGCTCCTCGACTCCGTCGTCGCCGCCCAGGCCTCCCTGGTGGCGCAATGGATGCACGTCGGGTTCGTCCACGGCGTGATGAACACCGACAACATGACGATCTCCGGCGAGACGATCGACTACGGCCCGTGCGCGTTCATGGACGCCTTCGACCCCGCGACGGTCTACAGCTCCATCGACACCGGCGGGCGCTACGCCTACGGCAACCAGCCCGTCGTCGCCGAGTGGAACCTCGCCCGATTCGCCGAGTCGCTGCTCCCGCTGCTGGCCGACGAGCAGGACGCGGCGGTGGCGCTCGCGGTCGAGTCGCTCGGCAGGTTCCGCGACCTCTACTCCACCGCATGGTCGACCGGGATGCGCGCCAAGCTCGGCCTGCCCGACGACGTCGACCCGGCCGAGGCGTCGAGCATCGTCGCCGACCTGGTCGGCCTGCTCCAGGCCGAGCACGTCGACCACACGTCGTTCTTCCGCAGCCTCGGGGCCGCCGCCCGCGGGGACACCGAGCCCGCTCGCGGCCTGGTCCTCGACCTCGCCGCCTTCGACGCATGGGCCGCCCGCTGGCTGCGCCTGGGACCCGACGCGACCGCGATGGACCGGACCAACCCGGTCTACGTGCCGCGCAACCACCTCGTGGAGGAGGCGCTGGACGCCGCCACCGCGGGCGACCTCGCCCCGTTCGACCGGCTGGTCGAGGCCGTCACCTCGCCCTACGACGAGCGTCCGGGGCTGGAGCGCTACGCCGAGCCGGCTCCCGAGTCGTTCGCCGGCTACCAGACCTTCTGCGGCACGTGA
- a CDS encoding TIGR00366 family protein: protein MSTVSETQEERGLARLAQRSAAWTEKWFPDAYVFALAGVVLVSVAAMVNGSSPVTVAETFGGGFWDLATFTLQMAMVVLTGYVVATSPPVARIIERIALYPSTPRGAVAFVALLSCVVSMLNWGLSLVFSGLLARAIARRADLRADYRALGAAAYLGLGAVWALGLSSSAAQLQATPASLPPELLEITGVLDFGATILTWQSLVMAVVLIVLSVAVAWASAPQGDAVRTAEDMDVDLSDEVEPMAPRTRPGERLEYSRVLPALVGLLTLGWLVHQLATLPFLTVISSLNGYLMVFLILGLVLHGTPRGFLNAVTKAVPTTAGVLVQFPLYAAMAAVLTRAEGRGGITVSEHLADLFTDIGGGGAFAVVIAIYTALLGLLVPSGGGKWLVEAPYVMQSATDVGMNLGWTVQIYNAAEALPNLVNPFFMLPLLAVLGVRARDLVGFTFLQFVFHLPVVLILLWLLGMTFEFVPPVMP from the coding sequence ATGTCGACAGTCTCGGAGACCCAGGAAGAACGCGGCCTCGCCCGCCTCGCCCAGCGCAGCGCCGCATGGACCGAGAAGTGGTTCCCCGACGCCTACGTCTTCGCCCTCGCCGGCGTCGTGCTGGTGTCGGTCGCGGCGATGGTCAACGGCTCGAGCCCGGTCACGGTGGCGGAGACCTTCGGCGGCGGCTTCTGGGACCTCGCGACGTTCACGCTGCAGATGGCGATGGTCGTGCTGACCGGCTACGTCGTCGCCACGTCCCCGCCGGTCGCGCGGATCATCGAGCGCATCGCGCTCTACCCCTCGACGCCGCGCGGTGCCGTGGCGTTCGTCGCGCTGCTGTCGTGCGTGGTGTCGATGCTCAACTGGGGGCTCAGCCTGGTCTTCAGCGGCTTGCTGGCCCGGGCGATCGCGCGCCGCGCCGACCTGCGCGCCGACTACCGGGCGCTCGGCGCGGCGGCCTACCTCGGCCTCGGCGCGGTCTGGGCGCTCGGCCTGTCCTCGTCCGCCGCCCAGCTGCAGGCGACCCCGGCGTCGCTGCCGCCGGAGCTGCTCGAGATCACCGGTGTCCTCGACTTCGGCGCGACGATCCTCACCTGGCAGTCGCTCGTGATGGCGGTCGTCCTCATCGTCCTCAGCGTCGCCGTCGCCTGGGCGTCGGCGCCACAGGGCGACGCGGTCCGCACGGCCGAGGACATGGACGTCGACCTCTCCGACGAGGTCGAGCCGATGGCGCCGCGCACCCGTCCCGGCGAGCGCCTCGAGTACTCGCGGGTGCTGCCGGCCCTCGTCGGGCTGCTGACCCTCGGCTGGCTCGTCCACCAGCTCGCGACCCTGCCCTTCCTCACCGTGATCAGCAGCCTCAACGGCTACCTCATGGTGTTCCTGATCCTCGGCCTGGTCCTCCACGGCACCCCGCGCGGGTTCCTCAACGCGGTCACCAAGGCCGTGCCGACCACCGCCGGCGTGCTGGTGCAGTTCCCGCTGTACGCCGCGATGGCCGCCGTGCTGACCCGCGCCGAGGGCCGCGGCGGGATCACCGTCTCCGAGCACCTCGCCGACCTGTTCACCGACATCGGCGGCGGCGGCGCGTTCGCCGTCGTCATCGCCATCTACACGGCGCTGCTCGGGCTCCTCGTCCCGTCCGGTGGGGGCAAGTGGCTGGTGGAGGCGCCGTACGTCATGCAGTCGGCCACCGACGTCGGGATGAACCTCGGCTGGACGGTGCAGATCTACAACGCCGCCGAGGCGCTGCCCAACCTGGTCAACCCGTTCTTCATGCTGCCTCTGCTGGCGGTGCTCGGGGTGCGTGCCCGCGACCTCGTCGGATTCACCTTCCTGCAGTTCGTCTTCCACCTGCCGGTCGTGCTGATCCTGCTGTGGCTGCTCGGGATGACCTTTGAGTTCGTCCCGCCCGTCATGCCCTGA
- a CDS encoding MerR family transcriptional regulator: MAADDHGVYAISVAASMVSMEIQNLRVYERRGLLRPDRTEGGTRLYSADDVARLARIRDLLADGLNLAGVARVLDLEDEVDRLRARLDEAGDESGNESGDESGDESGDERRESA, from the coding sequence GTGGCGGCTGACGACCACGGTGTGTACGCCATCTCGGTGGCGGCCTCGATGGTCTCGATGGAGATCCAGAACCTGCGCGTCTACGAGCGGCGCGGGCTGCTGCGCCCCGACCGCACGGAGGGCGGCACCCGGCTCTACAGCGCCGACGACGTCGCGCGCCTCGCGCGGATCCGCGACCTGCTGGCCGACGGGCTCAACCTCGCCGGCGTCGCCCGGGTGCTGGACCTCGAGGACGAGGTCGACCGGCTCCGGGCGCGGCTCGACGAGGCGGGCGATGAGTCGGGCAATGAGTCGGGCGATGAGTCGGGCGATGAGTCGGGCGATGAGCGGCGGGAGTCAGCCTGA
- a CDS encoding ATP-dependent Clp protease proteolytic subunit encodes MSSYAIPYVVQQTPRGERTLDLYSRLLSERIVYLGTEIDDGVANTVIAQLLHLASENSELPISLYVNSPGGSITAMLAVYDAMQFVRPPVETVCVGQAAWTAAVLLAGGAPGRRAILPHGRVVLHQPATQGRGTIPDLILEADEVARVRLLLEEVLARHTGRTAEQIRQDTDRTLVLPGAAAVDYGIVDTVLHEQGPALG; translated from the coding sequence ATGAGCAGCTACGCGATCCCGTACGTCGTGCAGCAGACGCCGCGCGGCGAGCGCACCCTCGACCTCTACTCCCGCCTGCTGTCCGAGCGGATCGTCTACCTCGGCACGGAGATCGACGACGGCGTGGCCAACACGGTCATCGCCCAGCTGCTCCACCTCGCCTCGGAGAACTCCGAGCTCCCGATCAGCCTCTACGTCAACTCGCCCGGCGGGTCGATCACCGCGATGCTGGCCGTCTACGACGCGATGCAGTTCGTGCGGCCGCCGGTCGAGACCGTCTGCGTCGGACAGGCCGCGTGGACCGCCGCGGTCCTGCTGGCCGGCGGAGCACCCGGTCGCCGCGCGATCCTGCCCCACGGCCGGGTCGTGCTGCACCAGCCCGCCACCCAGGGACGCGGCACCATCCCCGACCTGATCCTGGAGGCCGACGAGGTGGCACGCGTGCGGCTGCTGCTCGAGGAGGTGCTGGCCCGGCACACGGGCCGCACCGCGGAGCAGATCCGGCAGGACACCGACCGGACGCTCGTGCTGCCGGGAGCGGCCGCCGTGGACTACGGGATCGTCGACACCGTGCTGCACGAGCAGGGCCCGGCGCTGGGCTGA
- a CDS encoding ANTAR domain-containing protein has protein sequence MEPIPETLRALDDLGAHVDDDAALATSLSAATETARRVAPGLVGVSLASRELGVTFTLVASDDEIATLDAVQYVDSGPCVDAIDLGHGITTSPGGLLSESRWHDFARASAAAGVQSTLTLPVVLDDEVVATVNLYGAATDTFAGRHQQLADAFGAWAPGAITNADLSFTTRTLAQEAPAHLEGLALLDAATGLVAAQRDIPVAQARAHLEDAARRAGVPAVRLARVIVGLHDG, from the coding sequence GTGGAACCGATCCCCGAGACGCTGCGCGCCCTGGACGACCTCGGTGCCCACGTCGACGACGACGCCGCACTCGCGACGAGCCTGTCGGCGGCCACCGAGACCGCGCGCCGCGTCGCGCCGGGGCTGGTCGGGGTGAGCCTGGCGTCCCGCGAGCTCGGCGTGACCTTCACCCTGGTCGCGTCCGACGACGAGATCGCGACCCTCGACGCGGTGCAGTACGTCGACAGCGGACCGTGCGTCGACGCCATCGACCTCGGCCACGGCATCACCACCTCCCCCGGCGGCCTGCTCAGTGAGTCGCGCTGGCACGACTTCGCCCGCGCGAGCGCCGCTGCCGGGGTGCAGAGCACCCTCACGCTCCCGGTCGTGCTCGACGACGAGGTGGTCGCGACGGTCAACCTCTACGGGGCCGCCACCGACACCTTCGCCGGCCGGCACCAGCAGCTGGCCGACGCCTTCGGGGCGTGGGCTCCCGGCGCGATCACCAACGCCGACCTCTCGTTCACCACCCGCACCCTGGCGCAGGAGGCCCCGGCGCACCTCGAAGGGCTGGCGCTGCTCGACGCCGCCACCGGGCTCGTCGCGGCCCAGCGCGACATCCCGGTCGCGCAGGCCCGCGCCCACCTCGAGGACGCCGCCCGTCGCGCCGGCGTCCCCGCCGTCCGGTTGGCCCGCGTCATCGTCGGGCTCCACGACGGCTGA
- a CDS encoding DUF3253 domain-containing protein, whose product MPGDPTPGAPSGRPATADVDRRLEASILELLARRAPTSTICPSDAARAVGDADSWRELMEPARRAARRLVDRGRVEITQGGRVVDPAAATGPIRIRLRR is encoded by the coding sequence ATGCCCGGCGACCCGACACCCGGCGCGCCGTCGGGCCGGCCCGCGACGGCCGATGTGGATCGGCGGCTCGAGGCGAGCATCCTCGAGCTGCTGGCCCGCCGCGCCCCCACCTCGACGATCTGCCCGTCCGACGCGGCGCGGGCGGTCGGCGACGCCGACTCGTGGCGCGAGCTGATGGAGCCGGCGCGCCGGGCGGCCCGTCGCCTCGTCGACCGGGGCCGGGTCGAGATCACCCAGGGCGGCCGGGTCGTCGACCCGGCCGCGGCCACCGGACCGATCCGCATCCGGCTGCGGCGTTGA
- a CDS encoding helix-turn-helix transcriptional regulator, translated as MGDIVRFPDPATGRLARPPDESADQAPEPLWRELVGRELHRERRRRGERLVDVAGRAGVSVQYLSEVERGLKDPSSEMLHAIAGALELSVRRLAVRAGRPDALALAA; from the coding sequence ATGGGAGACATCGTGCGGTTCCCCGATCCCGCGACCGGTCGCCTCGCCCGCCCGCCGGACGAGTCGGCAGACCAGGCGCCCGAGCCGCTGTGGCGCGAGCTCGTCGGACGCGAGCTGCACCGCGAGCGCCGGCGGCGCGGCGAGCGGCTCGTCGACGTCGCGGGCCGCGCGGGAGTGTCGGTGCAGTACCTCTCCGAGGTGGAGCGCGGCCTCAAGGACCCGTCGTCGGAGATGCTGCACGCCATCGCCGGCGCGCTCGAGTTGAGCGTGCGGCGGCTCGCGGTGCGTGCCGGCCGACCGGACGCCCTCGCCCTGGCCGCCTGA
- a CDS encoding ATP-dependent Clp protease proteolytic subunit: MTTHTTSGIEDELVRRLMLQRIIVLGEELREDNGNRLMHQLLLLSAEDPRADISLWINSPGGSVSSMLAVHDVMQLIPNDVSTLAMGMAASAGQFLLSAGTPGKRYALPHSRVLLHQGSAGIGGTAVDIEIQADDLRHTRDTVLGLISEHTGQDRETVERDSRRDRWFSAPDALAYGFVDQVISSVDHVTPARARTVGLAGVR, translated from the coding sequence ATGACCACCCACACCACCTCCGGCATCGAGGACGAGCTCGTCCGCCGCCTGATGCTCCAGCGGATCATCGTCCTGGGCGAGGAGCTGCGCGAGGACAACGGCAACCGCCTCATGCACCAGCTGCTGCTCCTGTCGGCCGAGGATCCCCGCGCCGACATCAGCCTCTGGATCAACTCCCCGGGCGGCTCGGTGTCGTCGATGCTCGCCGTCCACGACGTCATGCAGCTGATCCCCAACGACGTCAGCACGCTCGCGATGGGCATGGCCGCCAGCGCCGGGCAGTTCCTCCTCTCCGCCGGCACACCCGGCAAGCGCTACGCGCTGCCGCACTCGCGGGTCCTGCTCCACCAGGGATCCGCGGGCATCGGCGGCACGGCCGTCGACATCGAGATCCAGGCCGACGACCTGCGGCACACCCGCGACACCGTGCTCGGGCTGATCTCCGAGCACACGGGGCAGGACCGCGAGACCGTCGAGCGCGACTCGCGCCGCGACCGATGGTTCAGCGCTCCCGACGCCCTGGCCTACGGCTTCGTCGACCAGGTGATCAGCTCGGTCGATCACGTGACGCCGGCGCGCGCCCGCACCGTCGGCCTGGCGGGTGTGCGATGA
- a CDS encoding putative quinol monooxygenase: MIFITAKFSVKPDHADDWPEISRAFTEATRAEEGCLWFDWSRSLADPHEYVLVEAFRDGAAGAAHVGSEHFKAAQAELPQYLARTPDIVSTEVDQDGWNELGEMRVG, encoded by the coding sequence TTGATCTTCATCACCGCGAAGTTCTCCGTGAAGCCCGATCACGCCGACGACTGGCCCGAGATCTCGCGCGCCTTCACCGAGGCGACGCGCGCCGAGGAGGGCTGCCTGTGGTTCGACTGGTCGCGGAGCCTGGCCGACCCCCACGAGTACGTCCTCGTCGAGGCCTTCCGCGACGGTGCGGCCGGGGCTGCCCACGTCGGCTCGGAGCACTTCAAGGCCGCCCAGGCCGAGCTCCCGCAGTACCTCGCCCGCACCCCGGACATCGTGAGCACCGAGGTCGACCAGGACGGCTGGAACGAGCTCGGCGAGATGCGGGTCGGCTGA
- a CDS encoding 5'-3' exonuclease H3TH domain-containing protein: MTRSRRLLLVVDAPSLLHRNHHARSHTGLRDRQGRPIWALHGMLRQILESIDSFAPDAVVFGLDDRTGSLRRDRYPDYKAGRAEKDPELVDQLDRAGALLDALGLATVTPAGLEADDVNASGATWATANGWDCVIITSDRDAFAHISPHTRVLRLIDGGIHGSPMLNPARLFDLYGVRPANYLAFAALRGDSSDNLPGVQGIGEKTAAILLDVAGSMDAAWADVDHNDGDGLRAALDDWAAETGGRRVGSTVVRRLRADGARERYDFNVAMMSGRDDLDLGLTPDVPGSRGLLPLDLDRVTKVVGFLDNDFTTDFAVRVLTGRPASG; encoded by the coding sequence ATGACCCGGTCCCGTCGCCTGCTGCTCGTCGTCGACGCGCCGTCGCTGCTCCACCGCAACCACCACGCCCGCTCGCACACCGGGCTCCGCGACCGCCAGGGCCGGCCCATCTGGGCACTGCACGGGATGCTCCGCCAGATCCTCGAGTCGATCGACTCGTTCGCCCCCGACGCCGTGGTCTTCGGCCTCGACGACCGCACGGGCTCGCTGCGGCGCGACCGCTACCCCGACTACAAGGCCGGGCGGGCCGAGAAGGACCCCGAGCTCGTCGACCAGCTCGACCGGGCCGGTGCCCTCCTCGACGCGCTGGGGCTCGCGACCGTGACCCCGGCCGGGCTGGAGGCCGACGACGTGAACGCGTCAGGGGCCACCTGGGCCACCGCCAACGGCTGGGACTGCGTGATCATCACCTCCGACCGCGACGCCTTCGCGCACATCAGCCCCCACACCCGGGTGCTGCGCCTGATCGACGGCGGCATCCACGGCTCGCCGATGCTCAACCCCGCGCGGCTGTTCGACCTCTACGGGGTGCGCCCGGCCAACTACCTCGCGTTCGCGGCGCTGCGCGGCGACTCCAGCGACAACCTGCCGGGCGTGCAGGGCATCGGCGAGAAGACCGCCGCGATCCTGCTCGACGTCGCCGGGTCGATGGACGCCGCCTGGGCCGACGTCGACCACAACGACGGCGACGGGCTGCGTGCGGCCCTCGACGACTGGGCGGCCGAGACGGGCGGTCGCCGCGTCGGCAGCACCGTCGTACGCCGGCTGCGCGCCGACGGCGCCCGCGAGCGCTACGACTTCAACGTCGCGATGATGTCGGGCCGCGACGACCTCGACCTCGGGCTCACCCCCGACGTGCCCGGCTCGCGCGGGCTGCTGCCGCTCGACCTCGACCGGGTGACCAAGGTGGTCGGCTTCCTCGACAACGACTTCACCACCGACTTCGCGGTGCGGGTGCTCACCGGCCGGCCGGCGTCAGGCTGA
- a CDS encoding zinc-binding dehydrogenase, producing MRALVQPRFGDPSEVLSVQEVPDPEPGPGQALVRVLLSPIHNHDLWTVRGSYGFKPEMPARAGTELVGVVEALGEGVDGLTVGQRVATGGTFGAWAERVVAPAAGLTPVPDGISDEAAAQLVSMPFSAIALLDFLEVSEGDWIVQNAANGAVGRLVAQLAAARGVNVLGLVRRSDGVGELREQGIERVVATDDDGWRERVREIVGEAPVVAGVDSVGGTSAGDVVSLLAEDGVLVVFGAMASPTMEISSGDVIFKQVVIKGFWGSKVFPAMARDKRAALMGELVTGIASGTLTLPVEKVYGLDEIADAARASAAPGRRGKILLRP from the coding sequence ATGCGCGCACTCGTCCAGCCCAGGTTCGGCGACCCCTCCGAGGTGCTCTCGGTCCAGGAGGTGCCCGACCCCGAGCCCGGCCCGGGCCAGGCCCTCGTGCGCGTGCTGCTCTCGCCGATCCACAACCACGACCTCTGGACCGTGCGTGGCAGCTACGGCTTCAAGCCCGAGATGCCGGCCCGTGCCGGCACCGAGCTGGTCGGCGTGGTGGAGGCGCTCGGCGAGGGCGTCGACGGTCTCACCGTCGGCCAGCGCGTCGCCACGGGCGGCACCTTCGGCGCCTGGGCCGAGCGGGTCGTCGCCCCGGCAGCCGGGCTGACCCCCGTGCCCGACGGCATCAGCGACGAGGCCGCCGCGCAGCTGGTCTCGATGCCGTTCAGCGCCATCGCGCTGCTCGACTTCCTCGAGGTCTCCGAGGGCGACTGGATCGTGCAGAACGCCGCCAACGGCGCGGTCGGCCGCCTGGTCGCCCAGCTGGCCGCGGCGCGCGGCGTCAACGTCCTCGGCCTCGTCCGCCGCTCCGACGGCGTCGGCGAGCTGCGCGAGCAGGGCATCGAGCGGGTCGTCGCGACCGACGACGACGGCTGGCGCGAGCGGGTGCGCGAGATCGTCGGCGAGGCGCCCGTCGTCGCCGGCGTCGACTCGGTCGGAGGCACCTCGGCCGGCGACGTCGTCTCCCTCCTGGCGGAGGACGGGGTGCTGGTGGTCTTCGGCGCCATGGCCTCGCCCACGATGGAGATCAGCTCGGGTGACGTGATCTTCAAGCAGGTCGTCATCAAGGGCTTCTGGGGCAGCAAGGTCTTCCCCGCCATGGCGCGCGACAAGCGGGCAGCGCTGATGGGTGAGCTGGTCACCGGCATCGCGTCCGGGACGCTGACGCTGCCGGTCGAGAAGGTCTACGGCCTCGACGAGATCGCCGACGCCGCGCGTGCCAGTGCGGCGCCGGGGCGACGCGGCAAGATCCTGCTGCGCCCGTGA
- a CDS encoding peptide chain release factor 3: MPDTRPRRTFAVISHPDAGKSTLTEALALHARVITEAGAVHGKGDRRATVSDWMAMEKARGISITSAALQFVYRDHVVNLVDTPGHSDFSEDTYRVLSAVDSAVMLVDAGKGLEPQTLKLFKVCALRGIPVMTVINKWDRPGLSALELMDLIQEKIGLRPTPLTWPVGEAGDFRGVLDRRTGEFVKYTRTAGGATRAPERRMAADEVDDADAETWAAAVEEHELLTLDEADHDQDRFLAGETTPVMFASALQNFGVAQLLDLLLDIAPDPSATAGVDGSVRETGDDFSAFVFKVQSGMNNAHRDRLAYARVVSGTFERGMVVTHAGSGRPFATKFAQSVFGRDTAAVETAEPGDIIGFVNAQSLRVGDTVYVGDPIEYPPVPSFAPEHFVTASASDIGRYKQFRRGIEQLDQEGVVQVLRSDLRGDQNPVLAAVGPMQFEVVEDRMTNEFNSPIRLSRLDYQVARRTDADGASALAGKRGVEVLQRSDGTRLALFVDQWRAMVTARDNPDIMLEPLPAGGG, encoded by the coding sequence GTGCCCGACACCCGCCCTCGCCGGACCTTCGCGGTCATCAGCCACCCCGACGCAGGCAAGTCCACGCTGACCGAGGCGCTCGCCCTGCACGCCCGGGTCATCACCGAGGCGGGCGCCGTGCACGGCAAGGGCGACCGGCGGGCCACCGTGTCGGACTGGATGGCGATGGAGAAGGCCCGCGGCATCTCGATCACCTCGGCCGCGCTCCAGTTCGTCTACCGCGACCACGTGGTCAACCTCGTCGACACCCCCGGTCACAGCGACTTCTCCGAGGACACCTACCGCGTGCTGTCGGCCGTGGACTCGGCGGTGATGCTGGTCGACGCCGGCAAGGGGCTCGAGCCGCAGACGCTCAAGCTCTTCAAGGTCTGCGCCCTGCGCGGCATCCCGGTGATGACGGTGATCAACAAGTGGGACCGTCCCGGCCTCTCGGCACTCGAGCTGATGGACCTGATCCAGGAGAAGATCGGGCTGCGACCCACGCCCCTCACCTGGCCCGTCGGCGAGGCCGGCGACTTCCGCGGCGTGCTCGACCGGCGTACGGGAGAGTTCGTGAAGTACACCCGCACCGCGGGCGGCGCGACCCGCGCGCCCGAGCGGCGGATGGCCGCCGACGAGGTCGACGACGCCGACGCGGAGACCTGGGCGGCCGCCGTGGAGGAGCACGAGCTGCTCACCCTCGACGAGGCCGACCACGACCAGGACCGGTTCCTGGCCGGCGAGACCACGCCCGTGATGTTCGCCTCGGCGCTGCAGAACTTCGGCGTGGCCCAGCTCCTCGACCTGCTGCTCGACATCGCGCCCGACCCCAGCGCGACCGCCGGCGTCGACGGGTCGGTCCGCGAGACCGGCGACGACTTCAGCGCCTTCGTGTTCAAGGTGCAGTCGGGGATGAACAACGCCCACCGCGACCGCCTCGCCTACGCCCGCGTCGTGTCCGGCACGTTCGAGCGCGGCATGGTGGTCACCCACGCCGGCAGCGGCCGCCCCTTCGCGACCAAGTTCGCCCAGTCGGTCTTCGGCCGCGACACCGCGGCGGTCGAGACCGCCGAGCCCGGCGACATCATCGGCTTCGTCAACGCCCAGTCCCTGCGGGTGGGCGACACCGTCTACGTCGGCGACCCGATCGAGTACCCGCCCGTGCCGAGCTTCGCGCCGGAGCACTTCGTCACCGCCAGCGCCAGCGACATCGGCCGCTACAAGCAGTTCCGCCGCGGCATCGAGCAGCTCGACCAGGAGGGCGTGGTGCAGGTGCTGCGCTCGGACCTGCGCGGCGACCAGAACCCCGTCCTCGCCGCCGTCGGACCGATGCAGTTCGAGGTCGTCGAGGACCGGATGACCAACGAGTTCAACTCGCCCATCCGGCTCTCCCGGCTCGACTACCAGGTCGCCCGCCGCACCGACGCCGACGGGGCGAGCGCCCTGGCCGGCAAGCGCGGCGTCGAGGTGCTCCAGCGCAGCGACGGCACCCGGCTCGCCCTCTTCGTCGACCAGTGGCGGGCGATGGTCACCGCCCGCGACAACCCCGACATCATGCTCGAGCCCCTGCCCGCCGGCGGCGGCTGA